Within Sorangiineae bacterium MSr11367, the genomic segment CCGAAGAGATCCTCAAACAGTCGCTGGCGCCGGAGAAATGCTTTGCCGCCGTCGAGGAATGCGGCGCCCCCGTCGTGACGGTGGCGGGGGGCGAACCGCTCATCCATCCGCAGATCCGCGAGATCATCGAGGGGCTCGTCGATCGAAAGAAGTTCATTTACCTGTGCACGAATGCCCTCTTGCTGCGGCGCAAGCTCGACATGTTCACGCCGAGCGACTACCTCACCATGAGCATTCACCTGGACGGCGTCCAGAAGCACCATGACCACTGCGTGCAGCGCGAAGGCGTGTACGAAACCGCGGTGGCTGCCATCAAAGAGGCCAAGAAGCGTGGCTTTCGCGTGACGACCAACACGACGATCTTCATGGACCACCCGGCCGAAGATCTGCACCGCTTCTTCGACGACATGACCGCGCTCGGCGTCGACGGGATGATGATCTCGCCGGGCTACAGTTACGAGCGGGCGCCGGTGCAGGACAAATTCCTCAAGCGCAACCAGACGAAGGAACTCTTTCGCAAGGTGCTCGAGCCCGCCGCGCAGCGCAAATGGGCATTCAACCATTCGCCGTTCTATCTGGATTTCTTGAAGGGTGAGCGGGAGTACGAGTGCACGCCGTGGGGCAATCCCAATTACACGATCTTCGGCTGGCAGCGCCCCTGCTATCTCTTCAACGAAGGCGGGTACGCGGAGACCTTCAAAGAGTTGATGGAGACGACGGATTGGGACAAATTCGGCACCAAGAGCGGACACCGAAAGTGCCGCGATTGCATGGTGCACTGCGGGTACGAGCCGACCGCCGTGGAAGACAGCATGGCGAGCCCGAAGAACATCTTCCGCTCGATCTCCGCCGCCTTCCAGTGAGATTCCACGTATGACCAACTCAACGATCGTCGTCCCGCAGCCGTCGTCCTCGTCCTCCGATGTCCATGCGGCGTCGAAAGCCGTCCGGAGGGCGGTGGACTATTCCTACGGAAAGCAGAGGGCCGACGGGCACTGGTGCGCGGAGCTCGAGTCGAACTGCACCATCACCAGCGAATACGTGCTGATGTGTCAGGCGCTCGGGGTGGACCTCGCGTCGAAGCGTGAGGGGCTCGTGCAGTACCTCTTCGAGCACCAGAACGACGATGGGAGCTGGGGCATTGCCCACGATGTCGACGGCGACGTGTCGACGACGGCCGAGTGTTACCTCGCGCTGCGCATCCTGGGAATCGCGACGGCCGACGCGGGCCTCGAACGCGCCGCTTCGTTCATCCTGACCCACGGCGGGCTGGAGAAAATGCGCGTGTTTACGCGCATCTTCTTCGCACTGTTCGGGCTCTTTCCGTGGGACTCGGTGCCGGTGCTCCCCCCGGAGCTCATTCTGCTTCCCGCCTCGAGCCCGGTGAACATTTACGCGTTCGCAAGCTGGGCGCGCGGCACCATCGTTCCATTGCTCGTCCTGTTCCACCACAAGCCGCTCTACGCGCTGCCGAATGGCAAGCACGCCGAGAACGACTGGCTCGACCATCTGTGGCGAAACCCGCACGACAAGCACGTGCCCTATGCGCCTCCGCTCGGCGGCATTTTGCGCGAGCACAAGGTGTCGGCCAAGTCGGTCATCTCGCTCGGCTACAAAGCCGTGCTGGGCTACGAAACGTTGACGGGCGGCCTCTTTTCGCCCGTGCGCAAGCGCGCCGTGCAAGCGTGTGTCGATTGGGTGCTCGAGCATCAGGAGCCAAGTGGCGATTGGGCGGGCATCTTCCCGCCGATGGTCAACGGCGTCTTGGCGCTGCATGCGCACGGGTACGCGCTCGATTCGGATCCCATGCGCCGCGGGCTCGAAGCCATCGAGCGCTTCACCATGACGGACGCGGACGGAGTGCGCGTGGAAGCGTGCCAATCGCCGGTCTGGGACACCTGCCTGACCATGATCGGTCTGCTCGATTGCGAGGCGGGAGACGCGCGGCTTTCGGCGCCACGCCAGTGGATGACCAAGTTGCAGATCTTGGACGATCACGGCGACTGGAAGGTTTACAACACGAAGGGCCGGCCCGGTGGCTGGTCGTTCGAATATGCCAATACCTGGTACCCGGACGTGGACGATACCGCCGCCGTGGTCATGGCTCTCCTGAAGCAGGACCCATCGTCGGCCAAGAGCGACGTCGTGCGGCGTGCCATCGAGTGGATCGTCAGCATGCAGAACGAGGATGGGGGCTGGGCGGCATTCGATCGAAAGAACGACAAGCTCTTTCTCAACGATATCCCGTTCTCCGATATGGATTCGCTTTGCGATCCCAGCACTCCGGATATCGTCGGGCGCATTCTCGAGGCGCTCGGTATCTTGGGCGACCGTCGTTACGAGGCGGCGTGCGCACGCGGAATTGCCTACTTGCGCAAGAATCAGGAGCCCGAAGGCTCGTGGTTCGGGCGATGGGGTGTCAATTACGTGTACGGGACGTCCAATGTTCTCTGCGGGCTGATGCACCACGGGTTCCGGGCGTCCGATCCGATGATCGGGCGCGCCCTGGGTTGGCTCAAGTCGGTTCAGAATGCCGACGGCGGATGGGGAGAGCACGTCAATTCGTATGCGGACCGCAACCTCATGGGGCGGGGCACGTCGACGGCTTCGCAAACGGCATGGGGGCTGATGGGGCTCCTGGCGTTCTTGCCGCCGGAGGATCCGTCCGTGCAGCGCGGCATCGCATGGCTGGTTTCGCGCCAGACCGACGAGGGGACCTGGAACGAAAAGGAGTTCACCGGGACGGGGTTCCCAAAGTACTTCTATCTGCGCTACCACATGTACCGGCACTATTTCCCGCTCATGGCGCTCGGTCGTTACGTGCGGGCGCTGCGCGCTTCTTGAGACCGTGAGTCCGTGGGGCTTGCTCTGGGGCAGTGTCGTGCACCGCCCCTACGTCTACGCCTTTCTCGCGTGCTTTCTGGTATTCGCGCTGCGCCACCTCGGCGTTTGGCGGATGCTGCTCTTCATGCTCCCGACGTGGGTCATCGCCTACGCGTGTGAGTACAGCTCCACGCGCAACGGATTTCCCTTCGGGTACTACCGCTATTTCGATGATACGCGCACCCGGGAACTCTGGATTTCCAACGTCCCGTTTTTCGATTCGCTGTCCTTCGTCTTTCTCTCGTATTTCAGCTTCGTGCTCGCCTCCGCGCTCGTCGGCGACGTCTCCCGGCCGGTGTCGCGCGCCATTCCGTGGCTCGGGGGCGTGTTGATGATGCTGCTCGACGTGGTCATCGACCCCGTGGCGCTGCAGGGAGATAAGTGGTTTCTGGGGAGAATTTACGATTATCCGTACCAGGGTTTCTATTTCGGGGTAACGGCCGCGAATTTCGGCGGTTGGTTCTTCGTCGGGTTCGTGACGCAGGCGTTTTTTCTCCTGGTGCTGCGAGGATCGCTGCGGCCGGTACCTCGGCGGTTCGTGCTCGGCGCATATGGCGTTTATGCGGGGATCTTTCTGTTCAATCTGACCATGACGCTGATCATCGGCGATTACCGATTGGCAGCAGCGAGCGCGGTGGTGACGGCCGGCACCTTGGGCGCGATGGCCGTGGGACTTCGGACGCGGCGGGCGCTGGCGCAGCTTTCCTCGCGTGAAGGGAGTGCGTAACCACGTGCTCTTGGTCTGCGCCGCCACGGGGACCGAGTACGATGCCTGCCTGGCCGGGATCCGCGACGCGGACCTTGCGGGCTCGTTCGAGGTGTTGCAGGTGGGCGTCGGTCCCCGGCACGCCGCGCGCAGCCTGCGCGAGCGACTTGCCCGTGGCCCCGCCCCAAGCCGCATCCTGTCCTGCGGTTTCGCGGGGGCGCTGGGGGAGGGCGTTTCGCTCGGTGCGTGGATCACGGCGGAAACGCTGTCCGAATGGCAAAATGGCTCGCTCGTGCCGATGGCGCAGCCCATCGCCGTGGCCTCCTGCATGCCGTGCGACGTCGTCTCCGTGGATCATCTCGTGGGCCGAAATTCGCCCCTTCGCCGCGCGCCCCGTCCTTCGGCGCGCCCCCTGGTCGCCGACATGGAGTCCGCCGCCCTCGCGGCCGAGGCCAGCGCCCGCGGTATCGCGCTCTCCGTCGTGCGCCTGGTGAGCGATACGCCCGAGCATCCATTGCCCGAGTTCCTCTCTCCCTTCACGGCGGCCATGGCCGGCAGCGACGCCCGCGCACGCACCGCACTCCTTGCCCGCGGCATCGGCTCGGCCCTCACCGATCCGCGCGGCGTCGCGCGCCTCCTCGTCGAAGGCCGAACCTGGACGAAAAAACTCCGCGAAGGCTTCGCCACCCTCGCCCCGTTTCTCGTCTAACCCTCACAAACGAGGAAACGGGCACGACGCATCGGCCGAACTAGGTGCAGGAGAGAAAAACTCATGCCTCGCCACCGATTCGCTCGAAAGTCTCGTGATGTTGCCGCAACATTGGCCCTGATCACCACAGCGGCATGTTCTGCGGTATCCTCGGATGCACCGTCCGAGGTGACAGGGACCACGTCGGACAAGTTGCTGCTCGATCTCGGGGCCACGCTCTGGACCAACAATGCCAACGTCGTGCCGGTCTGCTGGATGCGGACTGGTTACAACGGCGAAAAAGCCTTGGTTCGAAACGCCGTCGTTGCAACATGGGGCGCGGTCGCGAACCTGCAGTTCACGGGATGGGGGGACTGTCCGACCACCGGGAGCGCACGATTCATCAAAATAGATATCGCGGACAAACCGAAGGAACCCGACGGAACGTATTCGAACGGCGGAGGGGACGGGCAAGCCGTTGGTTACGGTATGGGAATCCTGCGTTCGCCGGGGGAAGGGGCCTCCGTTGGTTTTTGGCTCGCCCCCGATCATTCGGCCAATCGCGGCCGCGTAGAATACCTCGGCGTGCACGAGTTCGGACACGTTTTAGGCTTCAAACACGAACAAGACAGCCCTGACAACTACGTCAACGGCAGGCCGGTTCATTGCGCGAATCAAACGGGTGCGGTCGCGACGAACGTTCGCCAAGTGGGGCCGTACGATGCCAACTCGATCATGAACTACTGCAACGATACGGGGAACGGGCAGGGCATTCTCAGCCCGGGAGATATCGTGGCCGTGCAGTCCATTTATGGCCTCCCCCCCACGGCTTCCATCAAGAGTGTTTGTCGTTCGGCGCCCACCGCGACATCGCGAAAGGTCAAGAGCGACCTTGCAGCTCCGTGGCCGAACGGAAATAAGACGTCCGTCGGCGTCTATCCGTCGACGGGAGGTGCATTCACCGGTTGGTACGATGGTCTCACGGGGGGAGGCTGGGACGGTCGTTCCAAATACGCTGCGGGCGATTTCAACGGAGATGGATTTACAGATATCGCGACGGCTTGGAACGATTTTGGGTGGAGCTCGATCGCGGTTCGACAATCCACTGGAACGGGCTTTACCCTCAAGTCATGGCGTGATCGACCGGCCTCATTCCTGGATGCAGCCCAATGGCTCCCGGGTGACTTCAACCACGATGGCTTCGACGATCTGGCCATCGCATGGAACGATCATGGGTCGACGTCCGTGGGGGTATTCCTCTCGACCGGGACGAGCTTTTCAAGCTACCAAGGTTGGGCGTCGCGCATGGGAGGCTGGGACGACAGCGACCGATGGGTCGTCGGTGACTTCAATCATGATGGATACGCGGATCTTGCGACGGTCTGGAACAACGGCGGACAGAATGCGATTGCCGTCCGGCGATCGACGGGGTTCTCGTTCGAACTCCAGCAATCGGTCACCACGGCCGACCCGTGGCGGAATTCTACGAAGTGGCTGGCCGGCGATTTCAACGGCGACGGAGACACGGATCTTGCTGCAGCGTTCAACAGCAATGGGGCTGCGCAAGTCGATGTCCACCTTTCGACAGGTACGGGCTTCTCGGCGCGAACGCCGTGGGACACCTCCGGCGGAGGATGGTCGGACGAGCATGATTGGACGACCGGCGATTTCGATGGCGACGGAGATTGGGACCTCGCAACCGTCTGGAACAATGGAAACAATGTCGTAACCGTGCGCAAATCGAACCGATCTGCGTTCGTCGAGCGAACGAATTGGGAGAACCTAGGCGGATGGATGCGCAGCACCCAGTGGTGCGCGGGCAGGTTCACGAACTGAGCCTTGGGAGTGAAACGACCGGATTGAGGGGCAGGCGGAAGTCCTCGGGTCCAAAAAAACTGGAGGACTTCCTCCCCGCTTCCCAGGTTGGGGCCGACGAATGGGGCTTTTCTAAAAGGTCAGCTTCTGCAGCCCCAAGGTTGCCGTGAGCAGAAGTTGCCATGTGCCCGGCTGGTCGACGGAGACGAAGGGGGCGGCGAGCTCGGGGAAGGCGTTTTGCGGGCGCGCCCAGTAGGAGTAGCTTCCGCGGAGGCCCACGGAGCCGAGGCCGAAAGGAACGAGTTCGCCGGGGCGGCCGGCGACCTGCGAGCGGCCCACGACGAAGTTGTACGACAGGCGAACATCGGACTCGAACACGCCGTCGCGTGGTTTCGCCGGATCGAGTCGGTAGCCTGTGGCGCCGCGCAGCTCCACCTGCCGTGAAGGCGAGCGCACGAGGAAGGAGAGACTCCCGCCCGTGCGTGGGATCGTGCGCCCCTCGCGATCCTCGCTCCAGATGTGCTCGAGCGCGCCCCCCAAATGAAGGAGCAAGCGCACGGCGTCGTAGCTCGCCGATTGACCGTTGCCCAGAGGATTGAGCACGCCCGCGAGGCGGATGGGCCGCAACGCGGCTCTTCCGGTTCCTCCGTCGAGAATCGCTTCGCCAATCGCACCACCGAGCCCGAACCACTCGCCGGGCGCGCATGGACCCAAGAGGGAGACGAGCGGCGGGCGCAGCTCCCGCGTTTCCGGATCGTGACAGAACCAGAGTGCGTCGGACTGAAAGAACGTAAACCCCGCCATGAGCCCGCGCTCGGGCGCGTGCATCACATCGATCTTCAGAACGCCGAAGTCGCCCCCGCGCGTATCGCCGCGAACGAGCTCGAGCCCCCCGCCGCCCATGCCCCGCACGTTGCCCTCGCCGGATCCCTGCACGCCCCCGAGACCCGACAGCTCGAGAAGGCGTATCCCCGTCACGTAATGCGCGACCGAGCCGTGGATGCCGGCCTCCAACCTTTCCGGCGGAGGATTCGGTATCCCTGCCTCGATCGCGCGCCGCACCTCGTCGGTGAGGCGAGGAAGATCGGGCTCGCCGAGGGGCTTTCCCATCTCTTCGCGTGGAAATCGGATCAATTCGTGCGCGTGGGGCTCGATCGCAAGTGCGTAATACTCGGGGAGCGGGATCCCTTGATCGTCCGTTTGCGGCACGGTCAGCACCACGGGATCGCCTTCCGTCGCGATCACGTCGGCGGGCGCCAACGTCGGCGGTACCTTGGGCCCCATGACGTAACTGCGCCGAATGGCGATTTGATACGAGGGCCACGCATGCTTCGGGCTCCACCAGCGGCCGGCCAGCTGGTCGAGTGTCCTGCGCGTTTCCGCTTGCGAAACCGCGCCAAGGCGCTCGAACGTGGTCGAGAGCGCGAGGTCCATCGCATGGTCGTAAGGGAGTGCGCTTTCGAGCGCGGCGACACCGAGGTGGGCGCCGAGAAGATTCGAATACAGATCGTCTGGGGTAAACGAAGAATAGATCTCCTCCGCCGCCCGAAACTTCGTAAGCCCATAATATTGAACGAGCTCGGCCCAAACCGAGAGATGGAACGTGACACGGATGGCGATGAGATCGCTCGTCCGGGCCACGTCCTCCGCCGGCACGGCACGCAGGACGCGAACGATTCGCTCGGCGCCCTTGGGTCCGAGATCGATGGTTCCCGCCCCGCGCGCGAGGAGCGGGCGCAGGCGCGTTGCAAGGTAGGCGGCGATGTCCGCGTAATCCCGCGTGTGCCCGAGATCGACGAA encodes:
- the hpnH gene encoding adenosyl-hopene transferase HpnH, coding for MAIPMMQAAAVGKYIMTQKLKRRKRYPLVTMLEPLFRCNLECIGCGKIQYPEEILKQSLAPEKCFAAVEECGAPVVTVAGGEPLIHPQIREIIEGLVDRKKFIYLCTNALLLRRKLDMFTPSDYLTMSIHLDGVQKHHDHCVQREGVYETAVAAIKEAKKRGFRVTTNTTIFMDHPAEDLHRFFDDMTALGVDGMMISPGYSYERAPVQDKFLKRNQTKELFRKVLEPAAQRKWAFNHSPFYLDFLKGEREYECTPWGNPNYTIFGWQRPCYLFNEGGYAETFKELMETTDWDKFGTKSGHRKCRDCMVHCGYEPTAVEDSMASPKNIFRSISAAFQ
- the shc gene encoding squalene--hopene cyclase, with the protein product MTNSTIVVPQPSSSSSDVHAASKAVRRAVDYSYGKQRADGHWCAELESNCTITSEYVLMCQALGVDLASKREGLVQYLFEHQNDDGSWGIAHDVDGDVSTTAECYLALRILGIATADAGLERAASFILTHGGLEKMRVFTRIFFALFGLFPWDSVPVLPPELILLPASSPVNIYAFASWARGTIVPLLVLFHHKPLYALPNGKHAENDWLDHLWRNPHDKHVPYAPPLGGILREHKVSAKSVISLGYKAVLGYETLTGGLFSPVRKRAVQACVDWVLEHQEPSGDWAGIFPPMVNGVLALHAHGYALDSDPMRRGLEAIERFTMTDADGVRVEACQSPVWDTCLTMIGLLDCEAGDARLSAPRQWMTKLQILDDHGDWKVYNTKGRPGGWSFEYANTWYPDVDDTAAVVMALLKQDPSSAKSDVVRRAIEWIVSMQNEDGGWAAFDRKNDKLFLNDIPFSDMDSLCDPSTPDIVGRILEALGILGDRRYEAACARGIAYLRKNQEPEGSWFGRWGVNYVYGTSNVLCGLMHHGFRASDPMIGRALGWLKSVQNADGGWGEHVNSYADRNLMGRGTSTASQTAWGLMGLLAFLPPEDPSVQRGIAWLVSRQTDEGTWNEKEFTGTGFPKYFYLRYHMYRHYFPLMALGRYVRALRAS
- a CDS encoding FG-GAP-like repeat-containing protein, which encodes MPRHRFARKSRDVAATLALITTAACSAVSSDAPSEVTGTTSDKLLLDLGATLWTNNANVVPVCWMRTGYNGEKALVRNAVVATWGAVANLQFTGWGDCPTTGSARFIKIDIADKPKEPDGTYSNGGGDGQAVGYGMGILRSPGEGASVGFWLAPDHSANRGRVEYLGVHEFGHVLGFKHEQDSPDNYVNGRPVHCANQTGAVATNVRQVGPYDANSIMNYCNDTGNGQGILSPGDIVAVQSIYGLPPTASIKSVCRSAPTATSRKVKSDLAAPWPNGNKTSVGVYPSTGGAFTGWYDGLTGGGWDGRSKYAAGDFNGDGFTDIATAWNDFGWSSIAVRQSTGTGFTLKSWRDRPASFLDAAQWLPGDFNHDGFDDLAIAWNDHGSTSVGVFLSTGTSFSSYQGWASRMGGWDDSDRWVVGDFNHDGYADLATVWNNGGQNAIAVRRSTGFSFELQQSVTTADPWRNSTKWLAGDFNGDGDTDLAAAFNSNGAAQVDVHLSTGTGFSARTPWDTSGGGWSDEHDWTTGDFDGDGDWDLATVWNNGNNVVTVRKSNRSAFVERTNWENLGGWMRSTQWCAGRFTN
- a CDS encoding carotenoid biosynthesis protein, which gives rise to MSPWGLLWGSVVHRPYVYAFLACFLVFALRHLGVWRMLLFMLPTWVIAYACEYSSTRNGFPFGYYRYFDDTRTRELWISNVPFFDSLSFVFLSYFSFVLASALVGDVSRPVSRAIPWLGGVLMMLLDVVIDPVALQGDKWFLGRIYDYPYQGFYFGVTAANFGGWFFVGFVTQAFFLLVLRGSLRPVPRRFVLGAYGVYAGIFLFNLTMTLIIGDYRLAAASAVVTAGTLGAMAVGLRTRRALAQLSSREGSA
- a CDS encoding DUF4056 domain-containing protein yields the protein MPIHLGATHVPVVIAGVISTSGVGRHSYAVDGELTENNGFLYTRRGGFVDLGHTRDYADIAAYLATRLRPLLARGAGTIDLGPKGAERIVRVLRAVPAEDVARTSDLIAIRVTFHLSVWAELVQYYGLTKFRAAEEIYSSFTPDDLYSNLLGAHLGVAALESALPYDHAMDLALSTTFERLGAVSQAETRRTLDQLAGRWWSPKHAWPSYQIAIRRSYVMGPKVPPTLAPADVIATEGDPVVLTVPQTDDQGIPLPEYYALAIEPHAHELIRFPREEMGKPLGEPDLPRLTDEVRRAIEAGIPNPPPERLEAGIHGSVAHYVTGIRLLELSGLGGVQGSGEGNVRGMGGGGLELVRGDTRGGDFGVLKIDVMHAPERGLMAGFTFFQSDALWFCHDPETRELRPPLVSLLGPCAPGEWFGLGGAIGEAILDGGTGRAALRPIRLAGVLNPLGNGQSASYDAVRLLLHLGGALEHIWSEDREGRTIPRTGGSLSFLVRSPSRQVELRGATGYRLDPAKPRDGVFESDVRLSYNFVVGRSQVAGRPGELVPFGLGSVGLRGSYSYWARPQNAFPELAAPFVSVDQPGTWQLLLTATLGLQKLTF